One genomic region from Pseudobacteriovorax antillogorgiicola encodes:
- a CDS encoding HAMP domain-containing protein yields MKKNVITRPNRNLKAVLIEPFKQMKLGIYVIAVSLTFTALTALVFLNAFFEQYQHVMEMFQIVDPKNQYEMVTNDVFYKNAVRIGILLVSFIVVTLSVVFHVTHKYYGPLVSINRFVDGVTKGDYSQRVVIRRGDELQDLAHSLNKMAETLQKRHGIPIDDVPAKEGKGAG; encoded by the coding sequence TTGAAAAAAAATGTCATAACAAGGCCGAACCGGAACTTGAAGGCTGTCCTGATCGAACCTTTCAAGCAAATGAAATTAGGCATCTACGTGATTGCGGTGTCATTAACCTTCACGGCTCTGACCGCCCTGGTGTTTCTGAATGCCTTCTTCGAACAATATCAGCATGTGATGGAAATGTTCCAGATCGTGGACCCGAAGAATCAGTATGAGATGGTGACCAATGACGTTTTCTACAAAAATGCTGTACGTATTGGCATACTTCTGGTGAGCTTTATCGTCGTTACTCTATCTGTCGTATTTCACGTGACTCACAAATACTATGGACCTTTGGTTTCCATCAATCGATTCGTGGATGGAGTCACCAAGGGGGATTACTCTCAAAGGGTGGTCATCCGACGGGGAGACGAGCTACAGGACTTAGCCCACTCTCTTAATAAGATGGCAGAAACCTTGCAAAAAAGACATGGTATTCCCATCGATGACGTTCCGGCGAAGGAAGGTAAGGGGGCTGGCTAG
- a CDS encoding GGDEF domain-containing protein — MKKKVMTSQPHIYQLYGAAVLILIIVLIYPQLNEYIFISQGFTHFLAMIPYMSFILVAWLGLKLNQTRILFTAILMFASYLTLQHIHSGELNLKDPEATMFIKAIALGLPISGFIAMVQRETRLKSWRTLGRALTILSPWVLMGLLLEYQPSWLSVLLTVPDLDIAWMKVPQLTFLTFMIFLSTPFFIKDKKISFYVVGFSVSVFCSLLAFNAGLTTDNSGDKLAHTTLSFVMGAIVLLESMVRLNWQRVYLDELTGIPNRRALDEYLYTLEGEYSIAMMDIDRFKKFNDSYGHDEGDNALRLVAKTLERSGARVYRYGGEEFCAVFEGVDCEDSFMFANKMRRLVEAQDFYLRSSVPPVSRPIKWRRMVERKIKKEPGPELVTESRDPLTITISIGLSSPTEESMSPFDVIKVSDGLLYEAKRRGRNCVVIPEATDQDESVQVLVI; from the coding sequence ATGAAAAAAAAGGTGATGACAAGCCAACCACATATTTATCAGCTCTACGGAGCGGCGGTATTGATACTTATTATTGTACTCATATATCCCCAGCTAAATGAGTATATCTTTATCAGCCAAGGATTTACTCACTTTCTAGCAATGATTCCGTATATGAGCTTTATCCTGGTTGCTTGGTTAGGGTTGAAGTTGAACCAGACAAGAATCTTATTCACCGCGATCCTGATGTTCGCCTCTTATTTGACTCTTCAACATATTCACTCTGGGGAACTAAATTTGAAGGACCCCGAAGCAACCATGTTTATCAAGGCGATCGCTCTAGGTTTACCCATAAGCGGTTTTATCGCAATGGTTCAAAGGGAAACTCGACTCAAGAGTTGGCGCACACTTGGAAGGGCATTAACTATCTTGAGTCCATGGGTATTGATGGGCTTGTTGCTCGAATATCAACCCAGCTGGCTTTCAGTATTGCTCACGGTTCCAGACCTGGATATTGCTTGGATGAAAGTTCCGCAACTCACTTTTCTTACTTTCATGATCTTCCTGTCGACGCCCTTCTTCATCAAGGATAAAAAGATCTCATTTTATGTGGTGGGTTTTTCGGTATCAGTATTCTGCTCCTTGCTCGCCTTTAATGCGGGGCTGACCACTGACAACAGTGGAGACAAGCTAGCACACACGACGCTGAGCTTTGTGATGGGTGCTATTGTCCTTCTTGAGTCCATGGTTCGCCTAAACTGGCAACGAGTCTACCTTGATGAGCTAACTGGGATTCCAAATCGTCGTGCTTTAGATGAGTATCTCTATACACTGGAGGGTGAGTATTCTATAGCAATGATGGATATCGATCGCTTCAAGAAGTTCAACGATAGCTATGGGCATGACGAAGGCGATAATGCTCTCCGCCTAGTGGCAAAAACATTAGAGCGCAGTGGTGCACGGGTCTATCGCTATGGTGGCGAGGAGTTTTGTGCAGTTTTTGAAGGGGTAGATTGCGAAGACAGCTTTATGTTTGCTAACAAGATGCGCAGGCTGGTTGAGGCCCAAGACTTCTACCTCAGATCTTCGGTGCCACCTGTGAGTCGACCCATCAAATGGCGTCGCATGGTTGAACGAAAGATTAAGAAGGAGCCAGGTCCTGAGCTAGTCACTGAATCCCGCGACCCGCTCACCATCACCATTAGTATCGGCCTGTCGTCACCGACCGAAGAAAGTATGAGTCCCTTTGATGTGATCAAGGTTTCGGACGGCCTGCTCTACGAAGCCAAGAGGCGTGGTCGCAACTGTGTCGTCATTCCTGAAGCTACCGACCAGGACGAGAGTGTTCAGGTGCTGGTCATCTGA
- a CDS encoding Lon protease family protein, whose amino-acid sequence MKVVKPKPTKTKSHKPKALTVKDVFCTCSPSQFTFRNTKELKASHEIYSQDRATRAIHMGLGIQHPGYNIYVAGIEGTGKTSVIKKFLEEWSQNAPTPCDWLYLYNFQNSESPRAVAVPSGDGRRFKKSMEKLLKMLREEIPLALQSEDYENAVNSLYSSANEAKSKLYGELEKLGKTKDFVIKSTRAGIETIPVVDGRPLSEKDYSKLSEADRGLIEQRRSEFEPEVLDFARKVRAIDKEARDHIENLRDAIGDQIVSSLVDEYLDEHEDNPELVDYLKQFRDDVKEHLLDFAEDEEKEESDLSFLHEERDRFNKYKVNVFIDNSKSEGAPVIIENNPTYYNLFGKIEKNVEHGMYLTDFTMVKSGSIHRANGGYLVLNVLDIFRTGNIWETLKRVLKNRQGFIEDMGEQYSLLPTSGLRPDPIPLDLKVILIGTDDIYHILFHEDEEFHRIFKIKADFDYKMERSKKNIKSYASFIATRSQKEGLLPFDRSAVCAIVEHGTRLVEDQSQLSTQFSAIKDLTIEAHFIAKERGSRTIKRLDVEDALNEKYYRLNLYEEQLMKMIREGDILTKVDGTAIGAINGLAVYDYGDYAFGKIGRITCTTSIGDGGILNIERQSSLSGKIHDKGVFILTGILNALLSRQRKHGLVASLCFEQNYGMIDGDSASVAELVCVISALSGVAIKQNLAITGSINQLGEVQPVGGINEKIEGFFKTCLEIGNSDHYIIMIPHQNQKNLMLHKEAREGIKTGKLKVYPIKHVSEAFELATGVSLGTEEIPFYLDVFPKGSALANIQNKLKEIEEREKKDD is encoded by the coding sequence TTGAAAGTTGTAAAGCCTAAACCTACTAAAACCAAATCTCACAAACCAAAGGCACTCACGGTCAAAGATGTTTTTTGCACCTGTAGCCCTAGCCAGTTTACCTTTAGAAATACAAAGGAATTGAAGGCATCACACGAAATCTATTCTCAAGATCGTGCGACCCGAGCTATTCACATGGGCCTTGGAATCCAGCACCCAGGATATAATATATACGTTGCTGGAATCGAAGGTACCGGCAAGACCAGCGTGATCAAAAAGTTTCTTGAAGAATGGTCACAAAATGCCCCCACTCCATGCGATTGGCTCTATCTCTATAATTTTCAGAACTCGGAGTCACCACGTGCTGTGGCAGTACCATCGGGCGATGGCCGCCGCTTCAAGAAATCGATGGAGAAACTCCTCAAAATGCTTCGAGAGGAGATTCCTCTCGCCTTGCAGAGTGAAGACTACGAAAACGCTGTCAACTCACTATACTCTAGTGCCAACGAAGCAAAATCTAAGCTATACGGCGAATTAGAAAAGCTGGGCAAGACCAAAGACTTTGTAATTAAATCCACCCGCGCTGGCATCGAAACCATACCTGTAGTAGACGGCCGCCCCTTATCTGAAAAAGACTACAGTAAACTCAGTGAGGCCGATCGCGGGCTGATCGAGCAGCGACGAAGCGAGTTTGAGCCTGAAGTCCTCGACTTCGCTCGAAAGGTACGCGCCATCGATAAAGAGGCGCGCGATCACATAGAAAACTTAAGAGATGCGATCGGAGATCAAATTGTATCCTCCCTTGTCGACGAGTATCTGGACGAGCACGAAGACAACCCCGAGCTTGTCGATTATCTCAAGCAGTTTCGTGATGATGTGAAGGAGCACCTTTTAGATTTTGCTGAAGATGAGGAAAAGGAAGAATCTGACCTCTCTTTCCTCCATGAAGAAAGAGATCGCTTCAATAAGTACAAGGTTAATGTTTTCATCGATAATAGTAAGAGTGAAGGTGCGCCCGTCATTATCGAGAATAACCCAACCTACTATAACCTCTTTGGCAAGATCGAAAAGAATGTCGAGCATGGCATGTACCTTACCGATTTCACCATGGTCAAATCAGGTTCAATACATCGTGCAAATGGGGGCTATTTGGTGCTCAATGTCCTCGATATTTTTCGCACTGGTAATATCTGGGAAACGTTAAAGAGAGTGCTTAAGAATAGACAGGGCTTTATTGAAGACATGGGAGAGCAATACTCTTTGCTCCCAACATCGGGGCTCCGCCCAGACCCTATTCCCTTGGATTTAAAAGTGATTTTGATCGGCACTGATGATATTTACCACATTCTTTTTCATGAGGATGAGGAGTTCCATCGCATCTTTAAGATCAAGGCAGACTTCGACTACAAAATGGAGCGAAGTAAGAAGAATATCAAGAGCTACGCCTCATTCATAGCTACCCGTAGCCAAAAAGAAGGACTCCTGCCATTCGATCGGTCTGCGGTCTGCGCGATAGTCGAGCATGGCACGAGACTGGTTGAAGATCAAAGCCAACTATCAACACAGTTTTCCGCTATCAAAGATCTTACTATCGAAGCCCACTTCATCGCCAAAGAACGAGGGTCACGAACCATCAAACGTTTAGACGTGGAAGACGCCTTAAATGAAAAGTATTACCGTCTCAATCTCTATGAAGAGCAATTGATGAAAATGATTCGTGAGGGTGATATTTTAACCAAGGTGGATGGTACAGCCATAGGAGCGATCAATGGCCTAGCAGTCTACGACTATGGCGACTATGCATTTGGCAAAATAGGCCGCATCACCTGTACCACATCAATTGGTGATGGTGGCATTCTGAATATTGAACGACAGAGTAGCCTTTCTGGAAAGATTCATGACAAGGGTGTCTTCATTCTTACCGGCATCCTCAACGCGCTACTGTCACGACAAAGAAAACACGGTCTGGTGGCAAGCCTTTGCTTTGAACAAAACTACGGCATGATCGATGGTGACAGCGCGTCGGTCGCAGAACTAGTGTGCGTTATTTCAGCCTTGAGTGGTGTAGCCATCAAGCAAAACTTAGCTATCACTGGTTCAATCAATCAGCTAGGGGAAGTGCAGCCAGTCGGTGGTATCAATGAGAAAATCGAAGGGTTCTTCAAAACCTGTCTCGAAATCGGCAACTCCGATCACTACATCATAATGATTCCTCACCAAAATCAGAAAAACCTCATGCTGCACAAGGAGGCTCGTGAGGGTATCAAAACAGGCAAGCTGAAGGTTTATCCCATCAAACACGTTTCTGAAGCCTTTGAACTAGCCACAGGCGTCTCCCTAGGAACTGAAGAGATTCCATTCTATCTTGATGTATTTCCCAAAGGCAGCGCTCTCGCCAATATCCAGAACAAACTGAAAGAAATTGAGGAACGTGAGAAGAAAGATGACTAA
- a CDS encoding DUF342 domain-containing protein: MDIKLSYNQSNFRIRLTLQVKHAHDSKNDPHVFLKKTINKLGQLIDDGDIDLYYVFEHQFLHFWSVLKNQTPSDKIVNFDLGFGAKLLSIELGPSSAKALTTIRKIDPPDKDTPYEGFMVNIMSQLKQRELDESVADLSLRSAYYRWTHQCLKLPFPLFAKKTKTPQSIDVSATINRSLKEAYLYVAHSSFFQDTDGLKELYSKAKSIFKKIQKQLPQASFLGPDIMKEMKEEQFGLAALGAELPKVFLLAIEASQRRPASKSKVKARTVEKIHKAKVPKNSLFKIKFLNNDLEARIEAVHPKVKSQTFILSRKDLVAELKNHGIASGYDKHVDQVLSAFDLKHDLKNMVVATGRAPELGSKPYIYETYKDSGLVEQDAHMDIDMRDAQSRVVVDPGDVIAEIRYEDGKPGLDVFGNFIHATQDDPKLKVRPGDNVEKDEHGRFVSLIHGMPSFSHRLVDVSPILIHKGDVNLSSGNLEFDGSAEIKGNIESGATVNVTENLLVTGTIGQASVRCGRNLTVKGGIVSTERGLIQVRGKLVAGFVENSRIITMGDMIVSQSVMNSNIIVGGNLKIVAPKTGILGGGMVSVRNRLITGNLGFDDGKITVCRVGADWKIESKIAINEARLHRMESAEDKESKNFKEAKSKEQRRLARKGRSSDEIKKRLDRIGGIKRKIERRLKNLQTQLTWNRDSIIIVQNLLSSNVDLMVGGKGVMVSEEIKEVMVTYHKIRDGRINPLDFLKDFEDRIGRNLAS; this comes from the coding sequence ATGGATATCAAGCTCAGCTACAACCAAAGCAACTTTCGTATCCGGCTGACGCTACAGGTCAAGCATGCCCACGATTCAAAAAATGACCCACATGTCTTTCTGAAGAAAACTATAAATAAGCTCGGTCAGCTCATAGATGACGGTGATATTGACCTCTACTATGTGTTCGAGCACCAATTTCTTCATTTCTGGTCGGTACTTAAGAACCAAACACCAAGTGACAAAATTGTTAATTTTGATCTGGGATTTGGGGCCAAGCTGCTGTCTATCGAATTGGGACCTAGTTCTGCTAAGGCTCTAACTACGATTCGAAAAATAGACCCTCCGGATAAGGATACTCCCTACGAAGGCTTCATGGTCAACATCATGTCCCAGCTGAAACAGAGGGAGCTAGATGAGAGCGTTGCTGATCTAAGTCTGCGCTCTGCGTATTATCGATGGACTCACCAGTGCTTGAAGCTTCCATTTCCATTGTTTGCTAAGAAAACAAAAACTCCACAATCCATTGATGTCTCTGCAACGATTAATCGAAGCTTGAAGGAAGCCTATCTCTACGTTGCTCATAGCTCCTTTTTCCAAGATACAGATGGACTTAAAGAACTCTATAGCAAGGCGAAGTCTATTTTCAAAAAAATCCAAAAGCAGTTGCCTCAAGCTAGCTTTCTAGGCCCTGATATCATGAAGGAAATGAAAGAAGAGCAGTTCGGGCTTGCGGCACTTGGGGCAGAACTACCCAAAGTATTCCTCCTAGCTATAGAAGCGAGCCAAAGAAGGCCAGCAAGCAAGTCTAAAGTGAAGGCTCGGACCGTTGAAAAGATTCACAAGGCCAAAGTTCCTAAGAATAGCTTGTTTAAAATCAAATTTTTAAACAACGATCTAGAAGCCAGGATCGAAGCCGTTCATCCCAAAGTCAAGTCGCAAACCTTTATTCTCAGCCGTAAGGACTTAGTTGCTGAATTAAAGAATCATGGAATCGCTTCCGGCTATGATAAGCATGTTGATCAGGTTCTAAGTGCATTCGATTTAAAGCATGATCTAAAGAATATGGTGGTTGCTACGGGGCGTGCTCCTGAGCTAGGAAGCAAACCTTACATCTATGAGACTTATAAGGATTCGGGTTTGGTTGAGCAAGATGCTCATATGGACATTGATATGAGAGATGCTCAGAGTCGGGTTGTGGTAGATCCAGGTGATGTGATTGCAGAGATACGATATGAGGACGGCAAGCCAGGGCTTGATGTCTTTGGCAACTTCATTCATGCGACCCAGGATGATCCTAAACTCAAGGTGAGGCCAGGTGATAATGTTGAAAAAGATGAACACGGCCGGTTCGTATCGCTGATTCACGGTATGCCATCGTTTAGCCATCGGCTGGTGGATGTCTCTCCCATTCTGATACACAAGGGTGATGTGAATCTAAGTTCGGGAAACCTAGAGTTTGATGGATCTGCGGAAATTAAAGGTAATATTGAAAGTGGAGCGACTGTAAATGTGACTGAAAATCTATTGGTCACAGGCACAATAGGTCAGGCTTCTGTTCGCTGCGGCCGCAATCTTACCGTCAAGGGTGGAATTGTCTCTACCGAGAGGGGGTTGATCCAGGTTCGTGGCAAGCTCGTTGCAGGATTCGTTGAAAACTCGCGAATCATCACTATGGGCGATATGATTGTCAGCCAGTCAGTGATGAATAGCAATATTATCGTTGGGGGCAACCTGAAAATCGTTGCCCCGAAAACAGGAATTCTCGGTGGTGGTATGGTCAGTGTTCGCAATCGCTTGATCACCGGCAATCTGGGATTTGACGATGGCAAAATCACGGTTTGCCGGGTTGGAGCTGATTGGAAAATTGAGTCGAAAATTGCTATCAATGAGGCTCGCCTTCATCGGATGGAGTCTGCTGAGGATAAGGAATCAAAGAACTTTAAGGAAGCAAAGTCGAAAGAGCAGAGGCGACTGGCCCGTAAAGGCAGATCGTCGGATGAGATTAAAAAGAGACTTGATCGAATCGGCGGTATCAAGCGCAAGATCGAACGACGGCTTAAAAATCTACAAACTCAACTTACTTGGAATCGCGACAGCATAATCATTGTCCAAAACTTACTTAGCTCAAATGTCGATTTGATGGTCGGTGGTAAAGGAGTGATGGTGAGTGAGGAAATCAAAGAAGTGATGGTTACTTATCACAAGATTCGAGACGGGCGAATCAATCCTCTCGACTTTCTGAAGGATTTCGAGGACCGAATTGGTCGTAACCTTGCATCATGA
- the epmA gene encoding EF-P lysine aminoacylase EpmA, whose protein sequence is MTKALSFKECYYSRYTLKRAIENFFHKRDYIEVDTPIIVPTPGTEVHLDYFETSWLDFQLQSHQRFLRSSPELHLKQALAQGLDRIYHLGRCFRNGGEASAWHHPEFTMLEWYEAGISYEDFMQQTEELVRYSHRMLQTEGYSVITLPSKIEALTVAEAFERFAGIELIDQDPDLAEKANRKNFVSIRPDDDFETSFFKIMLDAVEPCLAEFEAVFLYDYPASQAALATVEQGVAKRFELYIKGIELSNAFQELTSPQDNIRRIHDSNHVRQTLSKQAVPIDDCFVDAVNKGIPESCGNALGFDRLLAILLGLDSIDSIIPFRENPIFPLEAP, encoded by the coding sequence ATGACTAAAGCTCTCAGTTTTAAGGAGTGCTACTACTCCCGCTATACACTAAAACGCGCTATCGAGAACTTTTTTCACAAGCGCGACTATATTGAGGTAGATACTCCGATCATCGTGCCGACTCCCGGCACCGAAGTACACCTCGACTATTTTGAGACGTCCTGGCTAGACTTCCAGCTGCAATCTCACCAACGCTTTCTAAGATCAAGCCCAGAGCTTCATCTGAAGCAAGCTTTAGCACAAGGGTTGGATCGTATCTACCACCTGGGACGCTGCTTTCGCAATGGAGGGGAAGCATCTGCCTGGCACCACCCAGAATTCACTATGCTTGAATGGTATGAAGCTGGGATCAGCTATGAAGACTTCATGCAACAAACAGAAGAGCTCGTTCGCTACAGCCATAGGATGCTTCAGACCGAGGGTTATTCTGTCATCACACTTCCATCAAAAATTGAAGCCTTGACTGTGGCCGAAGCGTTTGAACGGTTTGCTGGAATCGAACTCATCGACCAAGACCCTGACCTGGCCGAGAAGGCTAATAGAAAAAATTTCGTTTCAATTCGCCCCGACGATGATTTTGAAACTAGCTTCTTCAAGATCATGCTTGATGCCGTGGAACCTTGCCTGGCGGAATTTGAGGCCGTATTTCTATATGACTACCCAGCCTCCCAAGCCGCCTTGGCCACCGTCGAGCAAGGGGTTGCCAAGCGGTTCGAGCTTTACATCAAAGGCATCGAGTTATCCAATGCCTTTCAGGAGCTGACATCACCCCAAGATAATATCCGACGCATTCACGATAGCAATCACGTTCGTCAGACTCTAAGTAAGCAAGCGGTGCCAATCGATGATTGCTTTGTAGATGCAGTTAACAAGGGAATCCCAGAGAGTTGCGGTAATGCCCTCGGCTTTGATCGCTTGCTAGCAATTCTTCTTGGCCTGGACTCCATTGATAGCATCATCCCCTTCCGAGAGAACCCGATCTTTCCACTTGAAGCTCCATAA
- the rlmN gene encoding 23S rRNA (adenine(2503)-C(2))-methyltransferase RlmN, with protein MQDFFDFSRQQLQGLCSERFSVPILHADTLFREAYKAFLSHPWQASQLPKKLQETMSVEFSTEAVRADQERLSRYDHSVKFLAKLGDGELVETVLMPERGRVTVCISSQVGCAQACTFCYTGRMGLKRNLSAGEIVGQVMMANSWIRQHPGWLSKLGYPEGTLITNVVFMGMGEPLDNVENVSRSLDILNDPLGLNLSLRRISVSTAGHLDGIKEILRLQPKVTLALSLHASTERERSQLMPINRKWPITEVLAFLKKQYAGTKKSILIQYTVIHGVNDSLEHAARLVELLRGLPIKLNLIPLNDVEPTRFTAPDPARLEAFRDFVHQNQVRVMIRYSKGQDIGAACGQLVVQ; from the coding sequence GTGCAGGATTTTTTCGATTTTAGCCGTCAGCAACTACAAGGGCTTTGTAGCGAACGATTTTCTGTGCCTATTTTACATGCTGATACCCTCTTCCGCGAGGCTTACAAAGCTTTCTTATCGCATCCCTGGCAGGCATCTCAGTTGCCAAAGAAGCTCCAAGAGACGATGAGCGTAGAGTTTTCTACGGAGGCTGTTCGAGCTGATCAGGAACGTCTATCTCGTTACGATCATTCAGTGAAGTTTTTGGCTAAGTTAGGCGATGGCGAATTGGTCGAGACTGTCCTCATGCCGGAAAGAGGCCGGGTTACCGTTTGTATTTCGAGTCAGGTAGGGTGTGCCCAGGCTTGTACGTTTTGCTACACCGGTCGAATGGGCCTGAAAAGAAATCTCTCTGCCGGTGAGATTGTTGGCCAAGTGATGATGGCCAACAGCTGGATTAGGCAGCATCCAGGGTGGCTATCAAAGCTAGGCTACCCAGAAGGAACCCTAATCACAAATGTGGTGTTTATGGGAATGGGTGAACCACTTGACAATGTTGAAAACGTGAGCCGATCATTAGATATACTAAACGACCCGCTAGGCTTAAACCTATCTCTTCGCCGTATCTCAGTCTCCACCGCGGGGCACTTGGATGGAATTAAAGAGATCCTTCGTCTACAACCCAAAGTAACCCTAGCATTGAGCCTTCATGCGAGCACGGAACGGGAGCGGTCTCAGCTGATGCCGATCAATCGCAAGTGGCCGATCACAGAGGTCTTAGCCTTCCTAAAGAAGCAGTACGCAGGCACTAAGAAAAGTATTCTAATCCAATATACGGTGATTCATGGTGTGAACGATTCCCTAGAGCATGCTGCCCGCTTGGTGGAACTGCTGCGAGGATTACCCATTAAGCTTAATCTTATCCCCTTGAATGACGTCGAGCCAACCCGTTTTACAGCACCTGATCCTGCGAGGTTAGAGGCGTTCCGAGATTTCGTTCACCAAAATCAGGTCCGAGTTATGATCCGATACAGCAAAGGTCAGGATATTGGAGCGGCTTGCGGCCAGCTTGTGGTGCAGTGA
- a CDS encoding response regulator: MADYEIDDHINNLIGEFFSNFEDDLDFLEQEILNLSEGNSDATVRAAYAKVHSIKGSAGALGLGFISTVCHIFEDYLSQIHQGISKSQSDFLLKFIDLLRDFNDVTQSESEPDIDDFKRRLSSLTASNLKQRFLVVQKTKSFTKRYRQILEGKNVELSTVKNGYEALGRVLQERFDVILCDAYLDLISGLELTKILKIVKCHNPYIKVILVTSNDDLTREKAGFPDYLVKKDIDYFSNIRKIFSALTEDIPSAGSAPAESSEMQPSSSPVTQIVPLKRLLCVDDDRLIQSLIKASVKGLNLTSFAQAFTAAEGFEKVQESDPELILLDYILPDKDGPEFMKELRTKMKLDIPVIFLTGKNSEEDRKLLMDLGAMAVIHKPFDPKVLAASLKSHWERYSDSQKQQRSA, translated from the coding sequence ATGGCTGATTACGAGATAGACGATCATATTAATAATCTGATCGGGGAATTTTTCAGCAATTTCGAAGATGATCTGGATTTTCTAGAGCAAGAGATTCTGAATCTAAGCGAAGGCAACTCCGATGCTACAGTGCGCGCCGCCTATGCGAAAGTTCATAGTATCAAGGGCAGTGCGGGTGCTCTGGGGCTGGGCTTTATAAGCACCGTTTGCCATATTTTCGAAGACTACCTCAGCCAGATCCACCAGGGCATTTCAAAGTCGCAAAGCGACTTTCTCTTAAAATTCATCGATCTACTCCGCGACTTCAACGATGTGACGCAAAGTGAATCAGAACCCGATATCGATGATTTCAAACGGCGCTTGTCAAGCTTAACCGCCAGCAATCTGAAGCAACGCTTTCTTGTGGTACAAAAGACCAAAAGTTTCACCAAGCGCTATCGCCAGATTCTCGAAGGGAAAAATGTGGAGCTATCCACTGTAAAGAATGGTTACGAAGCCCTCGGCCGCGTTCTACAAGAGCGATTTGATGTGATACTTTGTGATGCCTATCTCGATCTGATCAGCGGCCTTGAGCTTACAAAGATTTTAAAAATCGTCAAATGCCATAACCCTTATATCAAGGTCATCTTGGTTACATCAAACGATGATCTAACTCGGGAAAAGGCTGGCTTTCCTGACTATCTGGTAAAAAAGGATATCGACTATTTTTCTAATATCCGCAAAATTTTCTCCGCACTAACCGAAGATATTCCTTCAGCAGGGTCAGCCCCAGCAGAATCGTCTGAGATGCAACCAAGCTCAAGCCCGGTCACGCAAATAGTTCCCCTGAAGCGCCTCCTTTGCGTCGATGACGATCGACTGATTCAATCCTTGATAAAAGCTTCGGTAAAAGGTTTAAACCTAACATCGTTCGCCCAGGCATTCACAGCCGCAGAGGGATTTGAAAAAGTCCAGGAATCTGATCCAGAACTGATTTTACTTGACTATATTTTACCCGACAAAGATGGGCCAGAATTCATGAAGGAACTAAGAACCAAGATGAAGCTTGATATCCCAGTTATTTTTCTAACTGGAAAGAACTCCGAAGAGGATCGAAAGCTCCTGATGGACCTTGGGGCGATGGCTGTCATCCATAAACCTTTCGATCCGAAGGTCCTTGCTGCAAGCTTGAAATCTCATTGGGAACGCTATTCCGATTCTCAGAAGCAGCAGCGTTCTGCCTGA